The following DNA comes from Nicotiana sylvestris chromosome 10, ASM39365v2, whole genome shotgun sequence.
gtgaaagataacttgcattatgtagtaaactagcaaaaaaataatcactattatttatagccccacggtgggcgccaaactgtttactttgaaaatggtaattacagttagatttgattttgtggttctaaaaatacgtgatttatttttatgctagttgttagacagtagatgctaagtgtaagactaaaaaataagataagagcATGAAGGTAGTATGTTAAGCAAACCGAGTGACTGAGCATCAGAGCCTCGAGCTAGCCTATACGGGGACTCGGGGTCGAGCTAAGCATTAGGCTGTGAATGGTCGATGAAGGACTATCAATTCTAAGATATTTGATCTGAGCTCTTTAcgatcaataatgagcaataaatgaagaacacttaatgaaacacaataaatgtaagcaataaatgtaaataatagaaacaagggagaatgtgtttaagttagagaccagagaatgttcttgtattgaatattgtATATTGTATCctctttacaaaatgacaagggtcccctttatatatgagggggaatcccaacatggtacgaatgcatttattacaaagatatatggtTGGTACTACCATTTAATGCCACAGTGcgggcttgaactagcctaatagacttggttagctttaatcacgtgccttgggaacttcctgCTTGTCCATCATAAACATTGATTGGCGCTACCTCGAGGTCGATCATTGAGAACCCTTGGGGTCTAACCATGAGCTGGGCCTCGGGGCTTCAAGGGGTGGTCTCACGAAGCGCCATAATGACCTTAAAATCAGACTCTCCAATTTTAGTCCTTCTATTTTACTAACTAGTGTGGGCTAATCGATTCAGGTAaaaaatggcaaataatgatCTTATCAGAAATGTTCTACcgagggaggaggtagatgataatgttgaagatgaggtgcctctagtaCCTCAAGCTCAAACAAGAGGCCGCCAGGAAAATGAAAACATTCCATACCTTCCCCTAGCTCCTCCACGAGtagctcctcgggtgcttccaaatgaagggTACGCAAGTGCAATTGTCACACCTCGGATTCGGGAGGGCAATTTCTAGATTACAAATGTCATGCTGACCTTATTGAAGCAAAGAGGGTACTTTACAGGTGCTCCACATCACAAACATATAAACATCTAAAGGGCTTTATGGATTCCTGCTGGGGAAGCAAACAAAAAATGTCTCGGAGGATGCATTGAGAAtgagattgttccctttttcacttagagcgAAAGCTTTGGACTAGCTTGAAAGACTCCCCAACAATTCTATCACTACATGGAATGAGTTGGCCGACAAGTTTATAGCCAAGTTTTTCTCACCGGGACATATGGCTGCATTAAGGGATGAGATCTTAATGTTTAAACAGGAACCAAATGAACTCCTCTATGAAATTTGGGATAGATATAGAACTATGGTCAAGGTATGCCCTAACAATGATATGATGGAAGCAATGATCCAATAGATATTTTATCGGAGTATAAACATGAACAATCAATGTGTGATAAACCAGCTAACTGGGGGTAATTTTATTAAGCTACCTTATGCCGAGGCCtctgacattcttgatgagatggctgacacttccttAAATAGGCAGAGTCGGGCAAATGTTCCTCAGGGGGACCCTCATGTCATAAATCTTCACACAGAACTTCAAGACCACTAACAACAACTATGAACCAGTTAGCCAAAGCACAGCTTCAGCAGATTTAGGGACCAAAGCAAGTAAACGCAATAGAAGGGGTTAATCTATTGGTAAACAAGAGGAGACATCATGTGCAACAAAAGTAAGGCAGTCAAGATCAATATGAGCAAGGTATTAGAGGTTACAACCAAGATGATGGGTTTGGTGAGAAAAGTGAAGAGGTTTTGTGTGCCAACAACTATCAAGGACAACAGAGTAATGCTCCAAATCAACAATGGAGATCACAAGGGAATAATCAAAATTGGGGAAACCAAgtccaaggaaattggaataacaATAACAACTCTAACAATTGGGAGGAACAATAACAAGAATTGGGGTAACAATAGCAATTAGGGTGGCAAAAACAACTAAGGGGGTTGGAATAATGGTAATCAAGGTAATTGGGGGccgggttttcaaaggcctccaatgtttccacaaccaaacaatccacctCCATTtacatcccaaggtcctagctcgtcGAACATCGAGATGGGATGGATTAAGTCAATATTTGagaaaatgatgaagaaaaacGCCGACTCCGATGCCCAATTGTCGTCCCATAATACTTCTACTCGCAACCTGGAGGTCCAACTTGGCCAGATTTCGTAAGCTTTGAACACTtgccctaagggggcactacatagtgacacggtagtaaacccgaagggagGGAACAACACTGGCCATTCTATGGTGGTGACCACAAGGAGTGGTAGAGGTGGTGAAACAAgtacctccaagcaaaaggaagttgtgagtgatgagaTTGAAGTGCAAAATGACGATGATCCAatagttgatgagcaagtgagtgaagagaTGTTGGATGGTGAGTTGAGGATTGATATTCATTACAatgaggaggagactcaaaatgacgtgaacccgtctagggaatacGTGATAGACATACCGGAAATGGTAATGCCTAAaaccaaggctcctttgccaaggcctcctcaACCTTACCCTAAAAGACTTGCAAAGCAGAAGAATGAAAACCAGTTCCTgaagtttattgagatgatgaaaagtTTGTTGATCAATGTGCCCTTAGTGGAAGCTATTGAGCAAATGCCAGGATATGCCtaagtttatgaaagacttggtaacTAAAACGAGATATAtagattgtgagaccatcaaaatgactcatcaacTGAGTGCTATTGTGCACTCGATTGCTCCAAAGCTTGAGGATCCCGACACATTtaccattccatgtaccattgggagtgcggattttgcaaaggccTTGTGTTATTTGGGAgaaagtataaatttgatgccttactctgtATTCAAAACattgggtattggtcaaccgagAGCTACTTGAATGATATTGCAAATGGTGGATAGAATAATGAAGAGGCcgtttggtattattgatgatgttctcgTCCGGTTtgacaagtttattttgcctactgattttgtgATTCTCGACTACGAAGTAGACTATGAGGTGCCGATAATATTGGGAAGGACTTTACTAGAAacagggaaggcattggttgatgtggaagtaggggaactcaccatcctggtgggtgatgaaaatgttGTCTTCCACGTGTGCAAATCAGTGAAGCATCCAAATAGTACTGAGGTTTGTTCTTTTGTGGATCTAGTGATggaggtgatagttgatgacacgattgccatgatcaatgtggaggatcctttgGAAACTGTACAGTTGGACCATGATGTGGTAGAGGAATTAAGGCTTGGTATAGTATGTCAATTCCTTGCAAGGAATGGGTTCTTACTCCTATGAGCCCCGTAAACtctccttggatcttgagaacaaaaagactccaccaacaaagcccttaatcgaggaacctcccatattggagttgaagcctttgcctccacaccttaggtatgaattcttagtcCCTTGTTCAAATATACATATTATTCTTTCTACGTGCATAACTAACGTGCAGGTAAATGCCACCCTTGAGGTGCTCCAAAGAagaaagaaggcaattggatggactctagctgatattcaggggataagccccaccttttgcatgcacaagattatacttgagGATGATGCAAAACCCtctgtggaacatcaaaggaggttggaCGAGGCTTTGGTCGTCAAGAAGGAATTTATCAAGTTGttagatgcaggggttgtgtaccctatCTCAGATATTTATTGGACTTCACCGGTACAATGTGTGCCCAAAATATGGGGTTATGACAATGGTCCCAaatgagcaaaatgagttgatccccactaggactgtcaccggatgtagggtatgcatggactaccggaagctgaacaaagTGACCCACCAAAGACCATTTTTcattgccctttcttgaccaaatactggatagacttgctgggcattacaaccagattttgattgAACCAGAAGACcaagagaaaaccaccttcacatgtCCGTATGACACCTTTGCATTCTCACAGATggcatttggtttgtgtaatgcaccggctacatttcagcggcgTATGATGACTATCTTTACTTACATGGTGGAGTacttcttggaagtgttcatggataaTTTTAGTATTGTGGGTGACGCTTTTGAAGAATGTTTGTTAATCTTGACAATGTGTTGGCCCAATGTGAAGACACAAATCTAGTGCTAAATTAGAAAAAATggcactttatggtcgaggagagCATTgccctcggccataagatctcaaagaacggTATCGAAGTGGACACAACGAAGATTAAAGTGATttcaaaactccctcctcctacttccATCAAAGGAGTGCAGAGCTTTCTTTGGGCATGCAGggttctaccgaaggttcatcaaggacttctccaaggtggtgaatcccttgtgcaaattgttggaaagGTATGCAAAGTTTGTTTTTAATGATGAGTGCATGAAAGCTTTTGAGCTTCTCAAGTATAAATTTACTACCACTCCCATCATCACctcacccaattggagcttgccatttgagctcatgtgtgatgctagtgatgttgcaGTAGGAGTGGTTTGGGGCAAAGGGTGAACAAGacatttcatccggtgtactatgcaagcaagactATGAATGATGCCCAGGTTGACTATACGGTGACGGAGAAAGAGTTGCTAGCATTTGTGTTTGCCGTGGAAAAGTTTAGTCCTTATCTCATGGATGCCAAAGTGATTGTTCATGCTGATCATGTACCACTCCATtatttgatgacaaagaaggattccaagGCTAGGTTGATGAGATAGGTTCTTTTGCTtcaatattttgacctagagattgTTGATCAGAAAGGAAGTGAGAATCAAGTGTCGGActacttgtcccgcttggaagaggaggggagacCCAAAGATGGTCTCAAAATTAATGATGCATTCTCGGATGAAAAACTCTTCTTAGTGTCTTTTAGTAGTATGCCTTGGTTCGCCGAAGTGGGCAATTTTCTTAAGACCGGTATTATCCCGAGTGAGctttcttctaaccaaaggaagaagcttaaacggaACAGCTTGGATTATTACTAGGATGAGCCCTATCTTTTAAAGATTTGTACtgatggtgtgatccggagatgtgttccAAAAGTGGAGCAAATGAGTACTCTTGATGTTTGCCACCCCTTGccctacggtggtcatcatggtggggcgagaatTGCTTCAAGGTTCTTACCTGTGGTTTTTATTGGCCAACTCTATATAAAGATACTGGTGAGCTTattaagagatgtgatgagtgtcatAGAGTTGGTGGAATTTCCAAGAAGGATGAAAttcctctcaccactattcttgaggttgatatttttgacgTGTGGGGCATAGACTTCATGGGGCCTTTTGTGAGTTCATGTGGTAACACTTACATTCTGGTTGTTGTTGATTATGTTTCTATGCGGGTTGAAgttgtggctttgcccaacaataagGAAAGAAGCGCAGTGGCATtcttaaagaaaaatatattcacaaggtttggcactccaaggGCGATTATCAGTGATAGGGGGTCTCATTTTTTCAACAAGACTTTGATACTTTACTGtctaagtatggtgtcaatcataaagtGTCAACCCCTTATCATCCCTAGGTGAGTGGACAGGTcgaggtctccaacagggagataaagAGTATATTATCAAAAACTATCAATGAAAACTGAACTGATTGGTCCAGGAAACTAGATGATGCTTTCTGGGCCTACATGACTGCTTACAAGACCCCGATTGACATGTTTCCGTACCGGTTGATCTTTGTTAAAGCATACCATCTtctggttgagttagagcacaaggctgTGTGGGCTCTAAAGAGattaaatcttgagtgggatgttgcaacAAATCTTTGGgtagagcagcttaatgaactagATGAGTTCTggtttcatgcctattccagatcgtccttgtataaggacaagatgaagtacttacatgacaaataTGCCCGGAGCAAGGAATTCAAGGAGGATGACTAGGTTCTTCTATTCAACACTCAGTTACATCTGTTTCCGAGAAAGCTCAAGTCGAAATGGAGTGGCCATTTTGAAGTGGTGCATGTAACTCCATTTGGTGCTAttgatttgaagaataaaaattgAGAAGTTTTCAAAGTTAATAGTCACCGAGTCAAACACTACTTgggaaaatttgatgacagccaccTGGTGGCCTTGATCAACTTCAAATGAtaatggtaacatgcgtcgtgccgcgacattaaatcaggcgcttcctgggaggcaacccatgtgttcttctttctttttgattttcttcttagtctAGGCtttgttttggactaactggttgtgaagtTTATGTAGGAATTGTTGTGCCGTGCAGGACTGTTGCAGGAAAAGTTGCCTAAGCATGAGAATTACGCTGCCGTGCGCAGAATTTCGTGGTCAGCGGTTGTTTTTCGCAGGGGCATAAATAGCCAATGGTCACGGACTTGAAAAGTCTATAATATCAACTCTTCGAAGTTGTATTCATGTCCGCGCTTGAAATTTTGCGGTCCACACCACTCTTTTGTGGTCGCTCTAGTTTTTCCGCTCTCAGTGGTTCCTTCTTCGTAACAGTACTTCAAAAAGGTAAAAGCACGGTCCGCGGTGGAATTCCGCAGCTACGCCAGGTAAGGTCTATGGGTCCCTATAGTttttagtataaatagaaatTCATTAGCCGTTTTACCCTTTTCGAACCCTAGATGCCCACTGAACCTAAAAACACTGTTCATCCTCATATTGTGGTCTTTCCATATCAATTACTCAAGAGTTAATCTTTTACTATACATCTCATAATTGATAATAGTCCGATCTAGATGTGTCGGTGATACACAAAAAGGGAGGGTTGAATCCTCTCGAGGCAGGGGAAAATGAGGATAAGGAATGACCAAATTACCACTAGCGGTCTAGAAATCTATAGGGAAGTTGCGGAAGACCATCAAAGTTGCGGACAAAGCCGCATCCCATTATAAAGGAAGTTAGTATGTCCCTCACAGGGAAGTTTTAGAAGGAGACTTGGGGCCAATACATATTCCTGTAGACTTCCAAGGGAAATTTCAGTTGAGAGACGAGCTTACACCCCCAGCTTCCCCTACTTCTTCTGAGTCGTTTGATGACTAGGAGGAAAGTAGTGATGCTTCAGCATCAGCTTCTCCACCTACTTCACTGTTGTCCTCACAAATGGGCCCTATTGATGTAGATGCTGAGGTACCTGACAATGGGAGGGGTGGTGACACCCAGACAAGAGGGTTGACTAG
Coding sequences within:
- the LOC138879857 gene encoding uncharacterized protein; protein product: MVDRIMKRPFGIIDDVLVRFDKFILPTDFVILDYEVDYEVPIILGRTLLETGKALVDVEVGELTILVGDENVVFHVCKSVKHPNSTEVCSFVDLVMEVIVDDTIAMINVEDPLETVQLDHDVVEELRLGIVNATLEVLQRRKKAIGWTLADIQGISPTFCMHKIILEDDAKPSVEHQRRLDEALVVKKEFIKLLDAGVVLAGHYNQILIEPEDQEKTTFTCPYDTFAFSQMAFGLCNAPATFQRRMMTIFTYMVEYFLEVFMDNFSIVGDAFEEWFYRRFIKDFSKVVNPLCKLLERYAKFVFNDECMKAFELLNRSGLGQRVNKTFHPVYYASKTMNDAQVDYTVTEKELLAFVFAVEKFSPYLMDAKVIVHADHKGSENQVSDYLSRLEEEGRPKDGLKINDAFSDEKLFLVSFSSMPWFAEVGNFLKTDTGELIKRCDECHRVGGISKKDEIPLTTILEVDIFDVWGIDFMGPFVSSCGNTYILVVVDYVSMRVEVVALPNNKERSAVAFLKKNIFTRKLDDAFWAYMTAYKTPIDMFPYRLIFVKAYHLLVELEHKAVWALKRLNLEWDVATNLWVEQLNELDEFWFHAYSRSSLYKDKMKYLHDKYARSKEFKEDD